The Gadus macrocephalus chromosome 12, ASM3116895v1 genome segment ATGACAGATGTCCAGACTTCAGTGACCTCAAAGCTGGCTACGTGCATGCCATCATCCAAGTGGACGTATTCAAACCACACCACACAAAGGAGTATGTAGTAGCTGTTTTTACATAcacagatgtatatatatatatatatatataaggtctctcaaataaattttaatatgaaatatatattatatttcacTTTGAAATATTGATAGGTTATAGGTCCACAATCTCCTGCGACCCATAATATGCATTATCCGGTGATAAAGCAGATCAGGAGAACCGAAATGGGGCCGCGACCCACGGGTTAGGAACAGGGCTTATAGAAggttctagaggaggaggatctCACGCTGGTCAGATGGGTCACCACTACGTCGTTCCTCACAGACACCTTCCCCTCGTGGAACTGGAATATGAAGAGCTTCTTCACCCCTGACAGCAGCCTGAACACCAAGGCAACAGATTAGACGTCAGGACACGCTACAGAGACCAGGGGTTTTTTCAATTTGAATTGACAACCCATACTGTCAATAATATCTACCTCAACTGTCAATAATGTTAACATAATATGAAATGCTTTTTACTTCCCCATATTGTGATTAACTTCTGTGTTAATTGTACTCTTATTACGATTTTTCCCTTTTAGTCCATATTCAAGCAATCTCCTTTAATTCCTTCTTATGTATTGTGTACTTGCTGCTGTTAAACCTGAATTTCccatccaaaaataaataaaaagaaacatcTAATCTTTTCTCACTTAAAGGGGCAGTCTTCAGCGTTCCTTCTTACCACAGCGTCTCGCGTATCACCTGCGTCTCCGTCACAAAGGCCTTGTCTTCAGGAAGATACAACGGGTCAGTGTTGTACAGGTACTGGTCCCTGTTCAGGAAATGAAACAACCCAAGCGTTACCACCGCGCCAAGAACACCTGACCCCCTTGTATCAGAGCCCGTGTTCATGGCACCGACTGCACTGCTTTTTTCAAACAGCTTAACCTTTGTTTGCCTGTCTCTGGGTTTGGGTGGAGGTTTTACTTGTCGTTTAGAGAGTTAAGGGGTTGTCGAATAATGTGGCATGTGAAGCCCTTCGATACTGGAACTGACACTGAAAATAGGACTgggggctatacaaataaaatggactTGACTTGTTGCTTGGAACAAAGGTGTGTTGTTCTCTGAACTTGTATTTTCCTTCCTCTTTTTGGATTGGCATGTGGTCTAACACAGgcaaagccctttgagactcaGAACTGAAGAAGTCTTTTCAAATCAAGGGGCGAGTTTCCGAATCCCGGAGCTTCCAAAAAGAATGCGGAGAACTTTGAAGCACACACTAATAAAGGGATCATAATGGGATTACTCAGCCTAAGCGAACTATGGTGCGCACGTCAAACTTACAGAGGGTAACTGTGATGTTAGGTGTTGTCAATTGAAGGGGACTTATGTCATGCAGGTAGCTACGGTAAGGACGAGCGAGGGTGTCACATACCAGACGTTGAGAAGGTTGGAATGCAGGTGGAGGCTGTGGGGGAACCGGGAAGCGTGGGTAACCCAATACGGGGTCACCACATGCTGCTCCAGCCAGGCCCTGGCATCCGGCTCTCCCACTGAGATACAGTAAGACAAGCAACACTTCGTTCAGAAGGAATTTAGATTAACATGTATCAATGTTCAATGTTCTGACATGGGATAGTTTCAACAGACTATCTACTGTGGCCAAATCTAATCATCCATGCATGTTCTATAGTTTTATTTGGTCTGTCTATTTTATATATTCAGGGTACTCACTGAaaaccaacacagacacacacgtccacgctcacacacactctctcacgcacacgcacacacacacacacacgcacacacacacacacacacacacacacacacacacacacacacacacacacacacacacacacacacacctgtccatgTGAGGGCGAGTGCCGGGTTAGTGTTGTCCTGGTCCTCCTGGGGCGTTCGGTCTACCTGAATACCCGAATCCTCtctgctgattggctgctggggGTCCTCTTCatcgctctcctcctctgacCACTCCTGTGacatagaataaaataaagtacaatAAGTACAATAGAGTAGAAAGAGAAAAGAGTAGTAGAGCATAGGGCACagtagaataaaaaataaaaaataaaaaacacagtaGAGTAGAATAGAATCAAttgtatagaatagaatagtgtACGATATAATAGAGATGTTTAACTGGGATCTAATACCAGAACTACCTTTCTTTATGAGTGTAGAATATTCTTCTTTTATGTAAGATTACTACTACTTTATTATGAGCTATATGCTATGGTAATGCTAATAATAACTGTAGTAATATCTTATAACAGTTGTAGTTACTTGTTCATTAATGAATCATTACTTATTACCAAAACAGCTAGTTGTAATTATTCTGTTGTCGCATTCGTTACTTATTAATTAATGGCTCTTTAGACATTACAACCACACAGAGCTCACTTCACACTTGAACTAAAGGACTCTGTGTCTCCAGCTGACTCTGAAGCAGTGATACAGAGGGGGTACTGACCGGGGTGTCGGGGTACGGCCCGCACTCCAGGTCTTCATCCTCCATCAGGTACTTTGCCCAATCAAAAGTATCCTTCACTTCTACAACGACCACAAGAATAAAAAACATTAGTAAGCTTCAGGGTTGGTCAACATGCAGAATATGAATCATTAAAGTTGTATTAAGTACGATTGAGCCCCTCCAAGTGAGAAGGCAGGAGACTTTCAGAATCAAAAAACTCAATATCAATATGTCCACCCGAATTGGCTTTTCAACCATGTGACATGACCTAGCAAAGCTGGGCTGGCTGGATGGCGAGAATGGTAGGGGGCTTTGGGAGTGTCGATAGTTTGattcttgtaaacaaagagagagatacaggctGGTCAGCcatttttatttgatgaatatatCATTTATAGAATGTGATTTATTGATAGCATTATTAAAACTAATATGATCAGTGAGCAGTATTTACAGATATCTCCAGGTGTGTTAAACTACGAGCTAATtcaaatgttacaatgtctTCAATTTCATATGAGGATAAAAAAAATCCATTCCAATCTGTAAATCATAAATAAtaacatacaaatatattataattaaaatatataattgctTTCTTACATATTGCCCAGGACATCACGATAAACGCCATTAAGTATTATACAAAAGCATGTATAACGTGAATGTAATAATTTTATAAAAGTAGTGGACATACCTGCTTCTTTGAGCCGGGGTCTCTCTACATActctgtgtttgtggggggcCCCGCAAGCAGAAGCATCATGGACAGTATGCTGTAATGAGCATCTGTCTgcaaacaaatatatacatgttaacataaaacaacataTAAACATAACGCAGAGGAAGACATCACCGGCACTTGTTTTCCTGCAGAGCATAATACTACCTTAGTGCCGTCCACATTCATCAAGGGCGAGTTCAGGAACTCGTCGGTGAGGCGAGCCCATGATTCAGCTTTAGTTACGTCCGAGTGGATCATCAGCTTCTCGTATAtcctaaaaaacaagaaaaaacaacactATTTAGACCTTCTATGTAGCCCACGATTTTACCCAAAGAGACTTAGTGGCTTTGGTTGTCAATAATAAGGCGGTATGGGGTTTTAGGTATCTTAATCAAAGATGTCTACAATACAGGTAGACTGCGAAATTTAGTTTGAACCAAGAACCTGTCAGCTTCAACAACATAATAACCATACTATCCTCCCCCGACCCATCGTTCAATGCAATAGAACAAATCACTGACCCATTGATGCTGCGGGTGACTTTATGGCTGTCGACGTCCAGGTAATTGTGGAACCTGACAGATGAATGACAGACATGTGAGTTAGTTACGTCAACAACGTGGACCATCATAACTGAAGGACTACAATCCAGATCGTGTTAGCGACTCACTTGAAATTGGACCATGCGAACTTTAATGCCAATTGGAAGTTCTGGTCATTCTCGTCCTCGATCCCGCTGGCCCATCTGACCAGGGTCTTGGTTTCTCTCTCGGTATCCTTCTCGAACTTGGTCCAGTGAGCCATGATGGAGAATGCTCTAGAAGACTGCAAACTAAAAACAGGCTGATACCTGACTTGGTCACTGGCTTGGTGTCGCAGACTGCATGATATCACATCATAGTGTGCATCTGTACTAGATAGAATATACAATTGCTTGATTTGAATGCCTCCAGTGTCTCTTTCTAAAAAACATAACAACCGCGCAGTGCGCCTCACTAGTAAACTTCCTGTGATACAGTGCGCATGCGCAAATCCAAGAGGACAGTCAAAGCAATAGCTTTTCATTtttcaacatcaaaataatTCCAGCGTAATACGGCaaatattgaaaataatgtATCTTCGTTATTCCGCATGTCAATGTTTAAAATGTAGATGGGATCTTGTTTAGTACATAAAACACATTCCCCCATGATGCAGCGCGGGTATCTGTCGTCCGAGCAAGAGTGATCTGGTCCGAGCAAATGGAAAGGGGGCGTGGTAAGGttgctctcccccctccctctcgctctctctttctcacacgctctccctatgtctctctcccgtcGCGCCTTTCTCTCTGAATTTTCTCTCACTCAACCGCAGAAGTTGTGTGACTGAGTTCACACCACAGAGCGGCCGGGGAAAGTCTCACGAGCAGCAACAAGACCGCTCGGGGAAATGAAGAGGAGGCTACAGAAGAAATACTTGATTTTAATCCTCGGTTACTCGGGCTTACTACTGCTGGTTCCCTATATCTTTGACTACGGCGGCAAGCCCACACTTGTAAAAAATGGACAACAACAGCCCAAATGCCCCGACCTGGAGAGCACCATGGCTCTGTGGAATAACGGCGAGCGGTCCAACAGCACCGCAGACACGGCGTACGAGTACGCCGCCAACCGGAGCGGCAGGGCTCGGACCAACATCTACCTGCACGCCACCTGGAGAACGGGCTCCTCGTTCCTAGGTGAGCTCTTCAACCAGCATCCCGACGTCTTCTACCTGTACGAGCCAATGTGGCACATCTGGCAGGCGCTGTACCCGGGGGACGCGGGCAGCCTGCAGGGAGCCGTGCGGGACATGATGAACGCGCTTTACCGCTGCGACTTCTCCGTGTTCAAACTTTACGCAGGCTCGCAGAACATCAGCACGGCGTTCATCTTCGGATGGAAGACGAACAAGGTGATCTGCTCGGAGCCGCTGTGCAGCGCAAACAAACGCGACGCCATCGGCATGGTGAAGGAGGACCAGTGCGGGAAGTGTCCGAAGAGGGACATGCGAGACCTGGAGAGGGAGTGCAAGAAGTACCCGGTGATGGTCATCAAAGGAGTGCGCGTGTTGGACGTCAGTGTGCTGGTACCTCTGATGAGGGACCCCTCGATTAACCTCAAGGTTCTCCAGCTCTTCAGGGACCCCCGAGCGGTCCATAACTCTCGCCTCAAGTCCAAGCAGGCCCTGGTCAAGGAGAGTATCCAGGTGCTGAGGAGCAAGAAGCAGGCGGACAAATTCAAGCGGCTACTGGTGCCCAACAACCGGGTCAACCGGGCGGAGAACTATGTGTCAAGCGCCATGGAGCTGATCTGCGACAATTGGCTCAGTGACCTAGTGTTGGAGACGAACGCGCCTCCGTGGATCAAAAGGAACTATATCCGTGTACGCTACGAAGACCTGGTGCTTCACCCCATGCAGGAGCTTCAGAGGCTCTTCAAGTTTTCCAACTTGTCCACTTTCTCCGCGCTGGACGAGTTCGTGTTGAACATGACACACGGGCAAGGCTACTCCTCGGATAAGCCCTTCCTCATCTCGGCAAGAGATGCCAAAGAGGCCATCTACGCCTGGAGAGAGCGCCTGAACGTTCAGCAGATCCAACAGGTGGAGGCCTACTGCAGCGAGGTGATGAAGCAGCTGGGTTACCCCAAGAACAGCGTGGATAAGACGTAATGGTGCGGACTTGTCGAGATGGATGTAAGGATAAAGGtacggtaggcctacatgtcatTTCACATATGTTGACAAACTGTCACAGTTCCTTGAAATACAAAGTTGGTTTGGGCTTCGCTTCTAAAGAAATCCAGAAATGGTGTCAGTTGTGTTGTTATTGGCctttcatgtatttttttttatgttatttacaTGATATGCAAGTAACCCTCTGAATATTGATCAACTGATAATATTAATACTTTACAGCACTGAAGGGCTGGACATAGGCCCACATTCAAAGGAAATTCTTCATAGTAAATCCCAACCAAAATTCCCTGGGttattaataattcatttttGCTTGAGCGGAGATCCTGCCTGTCACAACTTCTTCATTGGTATTGCTTAATTATTGTTGGTGAGCTGAACTTTGTACTTTTCTCTTTGAATCAACCC includes the following:
- the chst7 gene encoding carbohydrate sulfotransferase 7, whose product is MKRRLQKKYLILILGYSGLLLLVPYIFDYGGKPTLVKNGQQQPKCPDLESTMALWNNGERSNSTADTAYEYAANRSGRARTNIYLHATWRTGSSFLGELFNQHPDVFYLYEPMWHIWQALYPGDAGSLQGAVRDMMNALYRCDFSVFKLYAGSQNISTAFIFGWKTNKVICSEPLCSANKRDAIGMVKEDQCGKCPKRDMRDLERECKKYPVMVIKGVRVLDVSVLVPLMRDPSINLKVLQLFRDPRAVHNSRLKSKQALVKESIQVLRSKKQADKFKRLLVPNNRVNRAENYVSSAMELICDNWLSDLVLETNAPPWIKRNYIRVRYEDLVLHPMQELQRLFKFSNLSTFSALDEFVLNMTHGQGYSSDKPFLISARDAKEAIYAWRERLNVQQIQQVEAYCSEVMKQLGYPKNSVDKT